The following proteins come from a genomic window of Thermoproteus sp.:
- a CDS encoding aspartyl protease: MVILKVKVGVFNPADPSRLVEVEGVVDTGAVYSVVRRDILEGLGVKPMGRRRFKAFGGYVERDVGEVGLALMGERRTVPVVFGEEADAVVIGATALEIFGLEVDLVRGVLKEAELLLL, encoded by the coding sequence GTGGTGATCTTAAAGGTCAAAGTGGGAGTGTTCAACCCAGCTGATCCTAGTAGACTTGTAGAAGTCGAGGGCGTCGTGGACACGGGAGCTGTATACAGCGTAGTTCGTAGGGACATACTTGAGGGGCTGGGCGTTAAGCCCATGGGGAGAAGGAGGTTTAAGGCCTTCGGCGGCTATGTGGAGAGAGACGTGGGCGAAGTCGGCTTGGCTCTCATGGGGGAGAGGCGCACCGTGCCCGTGGTGTTCGGTGAAGAGGCCGACGCGGTGGTAATAGGCGCCACCGCCCTCGAAATATTCGGCCTAGAGGTAGACCTAGTAAGAGGAGTGTTAAAGGAGGCAGAGCTCCTACTGCTCTGA
- a CDS encoding DUF131 domain-containing protein has product MAVGDLIALGMGLFLLGIFLMFLAFLLEARKAAEKEGGEKREAEAGGVIIVGPVPIVFGTNQRIAKMVLILAIVLTVLVLVLFLLPYYWP; this is encoded by the coding sequence ATGGCTGTGGGGGATTTAATCGCGCTGGGCATGGGCCTCTTCCTATTGGGGATATTCCTCATGTTCCTCGCCTTTCTGCTCGAGGCCCGCAAGGCCGCAGAGAAGGAGGGCGGCGAGAAGCGAGAGGCCGAGGCTGGGGGAGTGATTATCGTAGGGCCCGTCCCCATAGTTTTCGGCACCAATCAGCGTATAGCCAAGATGGTGTTGATATTGGCGATAGTCCTTACGGTCTTAGTGCTGGTCCTGTTTTTGCTTCCATATTATTGGCCATAG
- a CDS encoding MFS transporter, with protein MGRGAVLASISLSSFIMPYLGNAINVAAPVMSAALGVSYSYMALLQTALALSTGALAIPMGRLGDLAGRPFVYRLGLAILAVFSLAAFLSSNSLLLMAELVAIGAAAAMIFGTNYAIITSVYPEGERGKAIGINTLAVYTGLTSGPVVGGLFASTNWHYIFLVNLALALASLALFRGVESGGPYAHKYDIVGAVLLTASLSLSVWGLTYSPYMAALGVVLLALFVVYELKSGEPLLDLSLFKRVRFSAAAFAAMLNYIATFAVTYVLSLYLQDVRGFSPLYAGFLLLSQPAVMAIFAPISGWLSDFVEPGLISSLGMWLAAAALASMALIGAGTPISALEAELVLLGFGFAFFISPNTNIIMSSVEPKHRGVASAVVAVMRLIGQSLSMAIAASILLPSRSLLPSIRESLAVLSAIAIAAAVLSLARIRRPFVVKRPRRVQ; from the coding sequence GTGGGGCGTGGAGCCGTCTTGGCCTCCATATCTCTAAGCTCTTTCATAATGCCATATTTGGGCAACGCCATAAATGTCGCCGCGCCGGTCATGTCCGCCGCCCTCGGCGTCTCTTATAGCTATATGGCTTTGCTACAAACCGCGTTGGCCCTATCGACGGGGGCGTTGGCGATACCTATGGGGAGGCTGGGGGACCTCGCAGGTCGTCCTTTCGTCTACAGGTTGGGGCTTGCCATCCTTGCCGTATTCTCTCTGGCGGCCTTCCTGTCCTCTAACTCCCTATTGCTCATGGCGGAGCTTGTGGCCATAGGCGCCGCGGCCGCTATGATATTCGGAACGAACTACGCCATAATAACCTCCGTATATCCCGAAGGCGAGAGAGGGAAGGCTATAGGCATAAACACGCTCGCCGTATATACCGGACTTACGAGCGGGCCGGTGGTGGGAGGGCTCTTCGCCTCCACCAATTGGCACTACATATTTCTGGTAAATTTGGCGTTGGCCCTAGCGTCTCTGGCGCTCTTTAGGGGCGTCGAGAGCGGAGGCCCCTATGCGCATAAATACGACATAGTTGGCGCCGTCTTGTTGACTGCCTCCCTGTCGCTCTCGGTGTGGGGCCTGACCTACAGCCCCTACATGGCCGCCCTCGGCGTAGTTCTGTTGGCCCTATTCGTCGTCTACGAGCTAAAGTCAGGCGAGCCTCTGTTGGACCTCTCGTTGTTTAAACGGGTGCGGTTCTCAGCGGCCGCCTTCGCCGCCATGTTGAACTACATTGCCACATTCGCCGTGACGTATGTCCTTAGCCTATACCTTCAAGACGTGAGGGGCTTCTCGCCGCTATATGCCGGATTCCTCCTGCTCTCGCAACCGGCGGTCATGGCGATATTCGCGCCAATTTCTGGATGGCTTTCCGACTTCGTGGAGCCAGGCCTCATATCGTCTCTCGGCATGTGGCTCGCGGCGGCGGCTCTGGCCTCCATGGCCCTCATAGGCGCCGGCACGCCGATTTCCGCCCTCGAGGCGGAGCTCGTGTTGTTGGGCTTCGGCTTTGCCTTCTTCATATCGCCCAATACGAATATAATAATGAGTTCGGTCGAGCCGAAACATAGAGGCGTCGCCTCGGCCGTGGTGGCCGTCATGAGGCTTATAGGCCAGTCTTTAAGCATGGCGATAGCCGCCTCGATCTTGTTGCCTTCCAGAAGCCTGCTTCCAAGCATACGCGAGTCGCTGGCCGTTCTGTCGGCGATAGCGATAGCCGCTGCCGTGTTGTCGCTTGCTAGGATACGCAGGCCTTTCGTCGTCAAGCGCCCCCGCCGCGTTCAATAG
- a CDS encoding homoserine dehydrogenase, whose translation MLILYGFGGVGRTFAQVLYSRTDLKVAAVFDSRGGVVNCKGFEKAEIEKLLEAPRGGVAQAGVGRPAALDEALRCGEVLVDVSPPNYSNGEPAISAYRKALKHGLSIVTANKAPLALYFSELRDVPIFYKATVMAGTPVIDMALGLIGQKVSKIRGILNGTTNYILTRVDIDGLRFEEALEEAKAKGYVEPDPAVDLEGLDAAAKLVILANTLGLRISLGDVRREPLKYLGPRTKYVAEADFEAGGASVRPAVLQPDDFLLQARYAVNAVEIITEVNEIRVLGKGAGRLETSLALLNDVLKALRGRKR comes from the coding sequence GTGCTCATCCTCTACGGATTCGGCGGGGTGGGGCGGACCTTCGCGCAGGTTCTATACAGCAGGACCGACTTGAAGGTGGCGGCCGTCTTCGACAGCAGGGGCGGCGTCGTTAACTGTAAGGGCTTCGAGAAGGCCGAAATAGAAAAGCTCTTGGAGGCGCCGAGAGGCGGCGTCGCGCAGGCTGGAGTCGGGAGGCCCGCGGCTCTGGACGAGGCGCTGAGGTGCGGCGAGGTGCTCGTCGACGTAAGCCCCCCAAACTACTCCAACGGGGAGCCCGCTATTTCGGCTTACCGAAAGGCTTTAAAACACGGCCTCTCTATAGTCACCGCAAATAAGGCTCCCCTCGCCCTTTATTTCTCTGAGCTCCGCGACGTGCCTATTTTCTATAAGGCTACAGTCATGGCGGGGACGCCGGTGATAGATATGGCCTTGGGGCTGATAGGGCAGAAGGTGTCGAAAATTAGAGGTATACTCAACGGGACGACCAACTACATCTTGACTAGAGTCGATATAGACGGCCTCAGGTTCGAAGAGGCGCTTGAGGAGGCGAAGGCTAAGGGCTATGTGGAGCCCGACCCTGCGGTGGACCTAGAGGGCCTCGACGCGGCGGCAAAATTAGTCATATTGGCCAACACGCTGGGCTTGAGGATAAGCCTCGGCGACGTGCGTAGAGAGCCCCTTAAGTATTTGGGGCCCCGCACCAAATATGTGGCCGAGGCCGACTTCGAGGCCGGAGGCGCCTCCGTGAGGCCGGCCGTCCTACAACCAGACGACTTTCTGCTTCAAGCCCGCTACGCCGTAAACGCCGTCGAGATAATCACCGAGGTGAACGAAATACGGGTCTTGGGGAAGGGGGCCGGAAGGCTCGAGACCAGCCTGGCCCTGCTCAACGACGTGCTTAAGGCCTTGAGGGGAAGAAAGAGATGA
- a CDS encoding PaaI family thioesterase, translated as MWTGDFKELVEIINRRISSGEGILSFIGYRLVELGEGYAKAVFQHDKRLERMGGIIHGGVIATALDTTMGFAAIAATRGENNVTLELKINYLEPLDGGTYEVSAKVLRRGLHTVVVDGELHKRGGVLAAKALGTYFIVRS; from the coding sequence ATGTGGACAGGTGACTTCAAGGAGCTTGTCGAAATAATAAACAGGAGGATCTCCTCGGGGGAGGGCATATTGTCCTTCATCGGATATAGGCTCGTGGAGCTAGGCGAGGGCTACGCCAAAGCCGTCTTCCAACACGACAAGAGGCTTGAGAGGATGGGAGGGATTATCCACGGAGGGGTCATAGCGACGGCTCTTGACACCACGATGGGCTTCGCGGCCATAGCGGCGACTAGGGGCGAGAACAACGTGACGTTGGAGCTTAAGATAAACTACCTGGAGCCCCTTGACGGGGGGACGTACGAAGTTTCGGCGAAAGTCCTCAGGCGGGGCCTCCACACCGTGGTAGTGGACGGCGAGCTCCACAAGAGGGGAGGGGTGCTGGCCGCCAAGGCGCTGGGCACCTACTTCATAGTGAGGTCCTAG
- a CDS encoding zinc metalloprotease HtpX, with translation MFIYVEVLWVKMAVAGALAVLAEFAVTYLLVSFLSLPLWVLAVGLPLFWLFQWLISPSLIRRGAREVTNDPAYSWLRDMVYKIAETSHVKPPRVYITDDPFPNAFAFGNLVEGRGVAVTRPLLEILNEDELYAVLAHEVGHVRHFDMEVVLALGLIPSALGSIGSFLLYGGQILLTAALDEAALFMGLLMLAAGFLLVAATFFIQIFVLWFNRLRESYADLHAARLLGPSAVNLARALAKIQIYMSNVRVDPFRGIVLTVPPMKIKETDPDDLLRRWASERVSPLADMLSTHPHPAKRIKAILGWTAAGRAP, from the coding sequence ATGTTTATCTACGTGGAGGTGCTCTGGGTTAAAATGGCGGTCGCGGGGGCCTTGGCGGTACTGGCCGAATTCGCGGTGACGTACCTATTGGTCTCGTTCCTTTCGCTTCCGCTTTGGGTCCTGGCCGTAGGTCTGCCCCTATTTTGGCTGTTCCAATGGCTGATATCTCCCAGCCTAATAAGGAGGGGGGCTCGCGAGGTGACCAACGACCCGGCCTACTCCTGGCTGAGAGATATGGTGTACAAAATAGCCGAGACTTCGCACGTCAAGCCGCCGAGGGTGTACATAACCGACGACCCGTTCCCCAACGCATTTGCCTTCGGCAATTTGGTCGAGGGCAGGGGCGTGGCCGTGACGAGGCCGCTATTGGAGATCCTAAACGAAGACGAGCTTTACGCCGTCCTGGCGCATGAGGTCGGCCACGTGAGGCATTTCGACATGGAGGTAGTATTGGCGCTTGGCTTAATACCGTCTGCGCTTGGATCTATCGGCAGTTTTCTGCTATATGGAGGCCAGATATTGTTAACGGCCGCCCTCGACGAGGCGGCTCTATTCATGGGCCTATTGATGCTCGCGGCGGGCTTCCTCCTAGTCGCCGCCACGTTTTTCATACAGATATTTGTACTGTGGTTCAACAGGCTACGCGAGAGTTACGCGGACCTCCACGCCGCGCGCCTCCTGGGGCCCTCGGCGGTGAATCTGGCGAGAGCGCTTGCAAAAATCCAGATATATATGAGCAACGTGAGGGTCGACCCCTTCAGAGGCATCGTCCTCACGGTGCCCCCCATGAAGATAAAAGAGACGGACCCCGACGACCTATTGAGGAGGTGGGCCTCCGAACGCGTCTCGCCGTTGGCCGACATGCTCTCGACCCACCCCCATCCGGCCAAGAGGATAAAGGCCATTTTGGGCTGGACCGCCGCCGGGCGGGCGCCCTAG
- the asd gene encoding aspartate-semialdehyde dehydrogenase yields MDKLKAYIIGATGLVGQRYVQLLAEHPWFEIVGLAASQRSAGKKYREVGWVLETPMPKSVAEMAIDQLDLDRIPKVDVVFSALPSEVAARVEPELAKRGLLVVSNSSNMRLDPDVPLLIPEVNPEDLDLLKVQRERRGWAGAVIKKPNCSTTILDLPLKPIMDEYGIERVHVVTMQAVTGAGYSGVPSVAIIDNLIPYIKGEEEKIVNETKKILKSNMEIYATTTRVPVLDGHTEVAYVDTTRDFDVDAVAEALAKFRGPPQEMKLPTAPPSPIVVEKAVDRPQPRLDRMAGNGMSVVVGRLRRLGPRKLAFVVLGHNTIRGAAGNAILAAELYLKWSGAL; encoded by the coding sequence ATGGATAAACTAAAGGCTTACATAATAGGCGCCACTGGGCTCGTTGGCCAGCGTTACGTCCAGCTGTTGGCTGAACACCCCTGGTTTGAAATAGTCGGCCTGGCGGCCTCGCAGAGGAGCGCCGGGAAGAAATATAGGGAGGTCGGGTGGGTCTTGGAGACGCCTATGCCCAAATCGGTCGCCGAAATGGCCATAGACCAGTTGGACCTCGACAGGATTCCCAAAGTCGATGTGGTCTTCTCCGCCCTGCCTTCCGAAGTGGCCGCGCGGGTGGAGCCCGAACTGGCGAAAAGGGGCCTCCTCGTGGTGAGCAACTCCAGCAACATGAGGCTGGACCCCGACGTGCCCCTCCTCATACCCGAGGTGAATCCTGAGGACTTAGACCTCCTAAAGGTCCAGAGGGAGAGGAGGGGCTGGGCGGGTGCCGTGATTAAGAAGCCGAATTGTAGCACGACCATATTGGATCTGCCCCTAAAACCCATAATGGACGAATACGGCATAGAGCGGGTCCACGTGGTGACTATGCAAGCCGTGACGGGGGCGGGATATTCGGGCGTACCCTCGGTGGCTATTATAGACAACTTGATACCCTACATCAAAGGCGAGGAGGAGAAAATCGTGAACGAGACCAAGAAGATACTGAAGTCAAACATGGAGATCTATGCGACCACAACTAGAGTGCCTGTCCTCGACGGCCATACAGAAGTCGCCTATGTGGACACCACCAGAGACTTCGACGTGGATGCCGTTGCTGAGGCCCTCGCTAAATTCAGAGGGCCTCCCCAAGAGATGAAACTGCCCACGGCGCCGCCTAGCCCCATCGTGGTGGAGAAAGCCGTCGATAGGCCTCAGCCCAGACTAGACAGAATGGCGGGCAACGGCATGTCGGTAGTAGTGGGGAGGCTCAGAAGGCTGGGGCCCAGGAAGCTCGCCTTTGTGGTCCTAGGCCACAATACGATAAGGGGGGCCGCCGGCAACGCCATACTCGCGGCTGAGCTGTACCTTAAGTGGAGTGGAGCCCTCTGA
- a CDS encoding cation:proton antiporter, translated as MSVGPVYLTLLELSVMLFLAAILRSAARRAKIPGIVPDILVGLALGPSALGGVLNSIFGVQVFQLNDYTSFLAEFAVVLLIFAAGLEHGIAPLRSAGALGALGAIAGALAPFLAGYYVFASSVGEDSALILGLSLAATSLAAAAAILLERGVKGAGASFLTAAAAIDDVVTFILLSVVLGIISSGSLSFSQLLKTTIYYIVAWLTILAVSLISMSRISKRIKDEYAYEFSLVVVFGLVAAMTALGFSPIIAAFIGGVAVAEGLSRENIKKLTEALLQIFGPLFFIIIGAESDVTGLGGPALIVALELTAIGLAFKALGVFPFAYLYTRDVKAASAIAAGMLPRGETGLAIAAVGLKMGLLDRDLFTAVVVAALLTTIVGATTFNRVADWLYGSRQDVAERPR; from the coding sequence ATGAGCGTAGGGCCGGTGTATCTGACCCTCCTGGAGCTCTCCGTGATGTTATTTCTGGCGGCCATCCTCCGCTCGGCCGCGCGTAGGGCGAAGATTCCGGGGATAGTGCCCGACATATTGGTGGGGCTGGCCTTAGGGCCGAGCGCCCTGGGCGGTGTGCTCAACTCGATATTTGGCGTCCAGGTGTTCCAACTTAACGACTACACTAGCTTCTTAGCGGAATTTGCGGTGGTCCTCTTGATATTTGCGGCGGGCCTTGAACATGGCATAGCGCCTTTGAGGTCTGCAGGCGCGTTGGGGGCGCTCGGCGCGATCGCAGGCGCCTTGGCGCCATTTCTAGCGGGTTATTACGTATTCGCTAGCTCCGTTGGCGAGGACAGCGCCCTCATATTGGGCTTGAGCCTAGCCGCGACGAGCTTGGCGGCGGCCGCAGCTATATTGCTAGAGCGTGGAGTCAAGGGGGCCGGCGCCTCCTTCCTGACCGCCGCCGCGGCCATAGACGACGTAGTGACTTTCATACTGCTCTCAGTTGTGTTGGGCATAATATCATCGGGCTCCCTCTCGTTCTCCCAGCTCTTGAAGACTACCATCTACTACATAGTTGCGTGGTTGACCATACTAGCCGTATCTCTAATCTCTATGTCTCGTATCTCTAAGAGGATAAAAGACGAATATGCCTACGAGTTCTCCTTAGTGGTCGTCTTCGGCCTTGTGGCGGCCATGACGGCTCTGGGCTTTTCGCCAATAATAGCCGCGTTTATAGGCGGAGTCGCCGTCGCGGAGGGCCTCAGTAGGGAGAACATAAAGAAGCTGACAGAAGCCCTCCTCCAGATATTCGGTCCCCTCTTCTTCATAATTATCGGCGCGGAGAGCGACGTGACGGGCCTGGGCGGCCCCGCGCTGATAGTGGCGCTTGAGCTCACGGCGATAGGTCTCGCCTTCAAGGCCCTCGGCGTCTTCCCCTTCGCATATCTATATACCCGCGACGTAAAGGCCGCATCGGCCATCGCGGCTGGCATGTTGCCCAGAGGCGAGACCGGGCTCGCCATAGCCGCAGTTGGGCTGAAAATGGGCCTTCTAGATAGGGACCTCTTCACTGCGGTTGTCGTAGCGGCGCTTCTGACTACCATTGTAGGTGCCACGACCTTCAATAGGGTAGCCGATTGGCTGTACGGCTCCCGGCAGGACGTCGCCGAGAGGCCGCGATAA
- a CDS encoding ABC transporter ATP-binding protein, protein MRVEGLRVRLGGVLVLEDITFDVVEGLNLILGPNGSGKTTTLRAIAGIYKPEGGRIELDGDIGYMPVEFADVDMTVLDVLLAGGGRHPERYLAWLKAVGLEGFEGRIFSRLSAGQKRLVLLAKALAEGRVVLLDEPTANLDPAHKALIMGILQKLKRLKVFIAASHDLDLINIADNVILLRRGRAIQMRPDEVDGEILSEVYGIPISVIELQGRRLFVPRYEALGGDAQKD, encoded by the coding sequence ATGCGGGTAGAAGGGCTCAGAGTTAGGCTCGGCGGAGTCTTGGTGTTGGAGGACATTACTTTCGATGTGGTGGAGGGTCTGAACTTAATACTGGGCCCCAACGGGTCTGGCAAGACCACGACCTTGAGGGCCATAGCGGGCATATACAAGCCCGAAGGGGGCAGGATCGAGCTCGACGGCGATATAGGCTACATGCCCGTCGAATTCGCCGATGTGGACATGACTGTCCTTGACGTGTTGCTGGCAGGCGGCGGCAGGCATCCGGAGAGATATTTGGCGTGGCTCAAGGCTGTGGGTCTCGAAGGCTTCGAGGGCAGGATCTTCTCGCGGCTCAGTGCGGGGCAGAAGCGCCTAGTGCTTCTAGCCAAGGCCCTAGCCGAAGGGCGTGTAGTCCTACTCGACGAGCCCACAGCCAATTTGGACCCGGCCCACAAGGCCCTGATAATGGGGATCCTACAGAAGCTGAAGAGACTAAAGGTCTTTATCGCCGCGTCCCACGACCTAGACTTAATCAATATAGCCGACAACGTGATTCTGTTGCGGCGAGGAAGGGCGATTCAAATGCGGCCTGATGAAGTGGACGGAGAGATCCTGTCCGAGGTCTACGGCATCCCCATATCTGTAATAGAGCTACAAGGCCGCAGGCTGTTTGTGCCGCGCTACGAGGCCCTAGGGGGCGACGCGCAGAAAGACTAA
- the thrC gene encoding threonine synthase, protein MKDKYWAPKGSGVWRYATMLPLKGGVTMGEGRTPLVESRLKRGLWIKFDGANPTGSFKDRGMALGVTVAREAGANKVVVASTGNTAASAAAYAARAGLKAYVVLPKGNVARGKLVQAALHGAEIVTVDGYFDRALSLVVEYGTKYAYPLNSFNPWRLEGQKTVAFEIYEDLGCPDNIVVPVGNAGNIYAIWKGFKELVELGLCSKAPRMVGVQASGAAPLARAWREGLQTPLFVSSPSTVASAIRIGKPINWVKAFIAVRESGGMFVEVDDDEILKAQAALARADGIGAEPAGAASIAGALALDLPGTTVAIVTGHALKDPDVVEVKTLHVSSQEELIGLLNR, encoded by the coding sequence GTGAAGGATAAATACTGGGCGCCTAAAGGGAGCGGCGTCTGGCGCTATGCAACCATGTTGCCGCTTAAAGGCGGCGTAACTATGGGCGAGGGGCGAACCCCCCTCGTGGAGTCGAGACTCAAGAGGGGGCTTTGGATCAAATTCGACGGGGCGAACCCCACGGGCAGTTTTAAGGATAGGGGGATGGCCCTCGGCGTAACTGTGGCCAGGGAGGCAGGCGCCAATAAGGTCGTGGTCGCGTCTACCGGCAATACCGCCGCCTCTGCGGCCGCCTACGCCGCGCGCGCCGGGCTTAAAGCCTATGTGGTCCTGCCTAAGGGGAACGTGGCTAGGGGGAAGCTCGTACAGGCGGCCCTCCACGGAGCCGAGATAGTCACGGTCGACGGCTATTTCGATAGGGCGTTGAGCTTGGTGGTGGAATACGGCACTAAATACGCCTATCCTCTCAACAGCTTCAACCCCTGGAGGCTAGAGGGGCAGAAGACCGTTGCCTTCGAGATCTACGAGGACTTGGGGTGTCCCGACAATATAGTAGTCCCTGTGGGTAACGCCGGAAATATATATGCTATATGGAAGGGATTTAAAGAGCTGGTAGAGCTCGGCCTTTGCTCCAAGGCGCCGAGGATGGTCGGCGTCCAGGCGTCCGGCGCGGCTCCTCTGGCTAGAGCCTGGCGGGAAGGGCTACAAACCCCGCTTTTCGTCTCGTCGCCGAGCACTGTCGCCTCGGCCATAAGGATAGGCAAGCCGATCAATTGGGTCAAGGCTTTTATAGCCGTAAGGGAGTCCGGAGGGATGTTCGTGGAGGTCGACGACGACGAGATCTTAAAGGCCCAAGCGGCTTTGGCCAGAGCCGACGGCATCGGCGCAGAGCCTGCAGGAGCGGCGTCGATAGCCGGGGCCCTCGCCCTAGACCTCCCGGGCACCACTGTCGCCATAGTCACAGGCCACGCGCTTAAGGACCCTGACGTGGTTGAGGTCAAAACTCTACATGTGTCATCCCAAGAAGAACTGATAGGTCTGTTGAACCGATGA
- a CDS encoding aspartate kinase has product MRPVLKIGGSLLRSAQHFVEAAKFISTYDSPVVVVSAVKGITDMLIELYKTRYESLYDAIREIHIEIAKKLGVSGIEPLLKELRTAMELPEGPDVLDYFMSFGERLSATIMHGLLRRMGFDSKLFVAPIITDDSFGSARPLEDRSLASEIDQHEGIAVVTGFIGRTRDGRFTTVGRGGSDYTATFLARLLGYRRVVLITDSPGVMTANPQEVPEAKILPMMSIEEAVEAARLGAKNFHPRTFEPVAGGMYVEVRNYWSRGTVIGNFYAPPPYKVVLKCGEGSCVVGLDAEEIVKLGGEYVSRFAAQVPMPPKWAHDLFVKPYFEKLAWIN; this is encoded by the coding sequence ATGAGGCCCGTACTCAAAATCGGGGGCTCTCTCCTCAGGAGCGCCCAACACTTCGTGGAGGCAGCTAAGTTCATATCGACTTACGACTCGCCGGTGGTCGTCGTCTCTGCGGTGAAGGGGATAACCGATATGCTCATTGAGCTCTACAAAACTAGATATGAGAGCCTATACGACGCCATTAGGGAGATACATATAGAGATCGCGAAGAAGCTCGGCGTGTCGGGAATAGAGCCCCTCTTGAAGGAGCTCCGAACCGCCATGGAGCTTCCCGAAGGCCCCGACGTGTTGGACTACTTCATGTCTTTCGGCGAGAGGCTCTCCGCAACCATAATGCATGGACTCCTCAGGAGGATGGGGTTCGACAGCAAGCTCTTCGTGGCCCCCATAATAACCGACGATTCCTTCGGGAGCGCGCGGCCCCTGGAGGACAGAAGCCTCGCCTCTGAGATAGACCAACACGAGGGGATAGCCGTCGTGACGGGCTTTATCGGGAGGACTAGAGACGGCAGGTTTACTACCGTCGGGAGGGGAGGGAGCGACTACACCGCCACCTTCCTGGCTAGGCTTTTGGGCTATAGGCGGGTCGTATTAATTACAGACTCGCCGGGCGTCATGACCGCAAATCCCCAGGAGGTGCCCGAGGCCAAGATACTCCCCATGATGTCTATAGAGGAGGCCGTAGAGGCCGCGAGGCTCGGCGCTAAGAACTTCCACCCAAGGACCTTCGAGCCGGTGGCCGGCGGCATGTATGTAGAGGTGAGGAACTACTGGAGTAGGGGGACTGTCATAGGCAACTTCTACGCGCCGCCGCCCTACAAGGTTGTGCTCAAATGCGGAGAGGGCTCTTGCGTCGTCGGCCTTGACGCCGAGGAGATCGTCAAGCTTGGCGGGGAGTATGTGAGCAGATTCGCCGCGCAGGTGCCCATGCCTCCCAAATGGGCTCACGACCTCTTCGTAAAGCCCTACTTCGAGAAGTTGGCATGGATAAACTAA